A region of Streptomyces sp. TG1A-60 DNA encodes the following proteins:
- a CDS encoding Zn-dependent alcohol dehydrogenase gives MRAAVLHEIGQDKLDVLDDVEAVGFGPGRVRIRVRATGLCHSDLSAMAGVLPQPGPFVPGHEGAGEIVEVGEGVRDVKPGDRVVVCWLPACGTCPSCKRGQTQLCLAGFLNAGTPNFKRPAGDVFGFAGTGTFAEEVVVDAGCAVPIPDDVPFDIAALIGCGVTTGLGAALNTADVEAGSSVAVIGCGGVGVSAIQGARLKGAAEIVAVDPVASRREAALRFGATQAVPPQELADVKQALTGGEGFDYVFEVVGRSTTARTAYETTRRGGTLVVVGAGAMDDFLQLSMFELFFDEKRILPSLYGGGDVLRSYERAIALWRAGRIDLAGLITHRVPLSDINEALDQMRTGAALRTCIEI, from the coding sequence ATGCGCGCAGCCGTACTGCACGAGATCGGCCAGGACAAGCTCGATGTGCTCGACGACGTCGAGGCGGTGGGCTTCGGGCCGGGCAGGGTGAGGATCCGGGTGCGGGCCACGGGGCTGTGCCACTCGGACCTGTCCGCGATGGCCGGGGTGCTGCCCCAGCCCGGACCCTTCGTCCCCGGGCACGAGGGAGCCGGTGAGATAGTCGAAGTCGGGGAGGGCGTACGGGACGTGAAGCCCGGTGACCGCGTCGTCGTGTGCTGGCTCCCGGCCTGTGGCACCTGCCCGTCCTGCAAGCGCGGCCAGACCCAGTTGTGCCTGGCCGGTTTCCTGAACGCCGGTACGCCCAACTTCAAGCGGCCCGCCGGGGACGTCTTCGGCTTCGCGGGCACCGGCACCTTCGCCGAGGAGGTCGTCGTCGACGCCGGCTGCGCGGTGCCGATCCCGGACGACGTGCCCTTCGACATCGCGGCCCTCATCGGGTGCGGCGTCACCACCGGGCTCGGCGCGGCCCTCAACACCGCCGATGTGGAGGCCGGTTCGTCGGTCGCCGTCATCGGCTGCGGAGGCGTCGGCGTCTCGGCGATCCAGGGTGCCCGGCTCAAGGGCGCCGCCGAGATCGTCGCCGTCGACCCGGTGGCCTCGCGTCGTGAGGCGGCGCTCAGGTTCGGTGCCACGCAAGCGGTTCCGCCGCAGGAGCTGGCCGACGTCAAGCAGGCCCTCACCGGCGGCGAGGGCTTCGACTACGTCTTCGAGGTCGTCGGCCGCTCGACCACCGCGCGCACCGCGTACGAGACCACCCGGCGCGGCGGCACGCTGGTCGTCGTCGGCGCGGGCGCGATGGACGACTTCCTCCAGCTCAGCATGTTCGAGCTGTTCTTCGACGAGAAGCGGATCCTGCCCTCCCTGTACGGCGGCGGAGACGTCCTGCGTTCCTACGAGCGGGCCATCGCCCTCTGGCGGGCCGGCCGCATCGACCTCGCGGGCCTGATCACCCACCGGGTACCCCTCAGCGACATCAACGAGGCGCTGGACCAGATGCGGACGGGCGCGGCCCTCCGCACCTGCATCGAGATCTGA
- a CDS encoding 3-oxoacyl-ACP reductase gives MSLPLEGLSAIVTGAGRGLGRAEALELARLGAAVVVNDYGRPGRDGSGEVSTGPAEEVAASIRAAGGRAVAHVGDVSDHEQARELVESAVAEFGRLDILVNNAGILRDRMVFSMSEEEWDSVIRVHLKGHFNTTRFASAHWRTRAKSGEGGPVYGRVVNTSSEAFLAGSAGQPNYAAAKGGIVGLTTSTALALAKYGVTANVICPRARTRMTEDVFAGLPGAADTDGTGLDPLAPEHVAPLVGYLASPAAARINGQLFVVHGGMVVIVERPRVQAKFDTKQDAFTYDELDGLLTPHYVDRPEGETFAAAEVLGLRHGTA, from the coding sequence GTGTCACTGCCCCTTGAAGGACTGTCCGCGATCGTCACCGGCGCCGGGCGCGGGCTCGGCCGGGCCGAGGCGCTGGAGCTGGCCCGCCTGGGCGCGGCGGTGGTCGTCAACGACTACGGCCGGCCGGGACGGGACGGTTCCGGCGAGGTGTCCACCGGGCCCGCCGAGGAGGTCGCGGCGTCGATCCGCGCGGCGGGCGGTCGCGCGGTGGCCCATGTCGGGGACGTCTCCGACCACGAACAGGCCCGGGAGCTGGTCGAGTCGGCGGTCGCCGAGTTCGGCAGGCTGGACATCCTCGTCAACAACGCGGGCATCCTGCGCGACCGGATGGTCTTCTCCATGTCCGAGGAGGAGTGGGACTCGGTCATCCGGGTGCACCTCAAAGGGCACTTCAACACGACCCGGTTCGCCTCCGCGCACTGGCGCACGCGGGCGAAGTCGGGCGAGGGCGGGCCGGTCTACGGGCGCGTCGTGAACACCTCCTCCGAGGCCTTCCTCGCCGGGTCCGCCGGGCAGCCCAACTACGCCGCCGCCAAGGGCGGGATCGTCGGGCTGACCACCTCCACGGCCCTCGCGCTCGCCAAGTACGGCGTCACCGCGAACGTCATCTGCCCACGCGCCCGCACCCGGATGACCGAGGACGTCTTCGCGGGACTGCCGGGCGCGGCCGACACCGACGGCACCGGCCTCGACCCGCTCGCCCCCGAGCACGTCGCCCCCCTCGTGGGCTACCTGGCCTCACCCGCCGCCGCCCGGATCAACGGCCAGCTCTTCGTCGTACACGGCGGCATGGTCGTGATCGTCGAACGGCCCCGCGTACAGGCGAAGTTCGACACCAAGCAGGACGCGTTCACGTACGACGAACTGGACGGGTTGCTCACGCCGCACTACGTCGACCGACCGGAGGGGGAGACCTTCGCGGCGGCGGAGGTGCTGGGGCTGAGGCACGGGACGGCGTGA
- a CDS encoding Nif3-like dinuclear metal center hexameric protein — translation MPRLSEVIAALDALWPPERAEGWDAVGTVCGEPDQEVTRVLFAVDPVREIVEEAVKLGADLLVTHHPLYLRGTTTVAASTFKGRVVHTLIRNDIALHVAHTNADTADPGVSDALAGALDLRVVRPLVPDPADPGGRRGLGRVCELDHPLTVRELAARAAGRLPATAQGIRVAGDPEALVRTVAVSGGSGDSLFDHVRAAGVDAFLTADLRHHPASEAVARTTEGDGPPLALLDAAHWATEWPWCELAAAQLDGISDREGWDLRVHVSKTVTDPWTAHAASARPSPATAF, via the coding sequence GTGCCCCGTCTGTCTGAAGTCATCGCCGCGCTCGACGCCCTCTGGCCGCCCGAGAGGGCCGAGGGGTGGGACGCGGTCGGCACGGTCTGCGGAGAACCCGACCAGGAGGTCACGCGGGTCCTCTTCGCCGTCGACCCGGTCCGGGAGATCGTCGAGGAAGCGGTGAAGCTGGGCGCGGACCTGCTGGTCACCCACCACCCGCTCTACCTGCGCGGTACGACGACGGTGGCGGCCTCCACCTTCAAGGGCCGGGTCGTGCACACGCTCATCAGGAACGACATCGCGCTGCACGTCGCCCACACCAACGCCGACACCGCCGACCCGGGCGTCAGCGACGCCCTGGCGGGCGCCCTGGACCTGAGGGTGGTACGCCCCCTCGTGCCCGACCCGGCCGACCCCGGCGGGCGGCGCGGGCTCGGCCGGGTCTGCGAGCTGGACCACCCGCTGACCGTACGGGAGCTGGCCGCGCGGGCCGCCGGGCGGCTGCCCGCCACCGCGCAGGGCATCCGGGTCGCCGGCGACCCCGAGGCGCTCGTCCGCACGGTCGCCGTCAGCGGCGGCTCGGGCGACAGCCTGTTCGACCACGTACGCGCGGCCGGTGTCGACGCCTTCCTCACCGCCGACCTGCGCCACCACCCCGCCTCCGAGGCCGTCGCCCGCACCACGGAAGGCGACGGCCCGCCCCTCGCGCTGCTCGACGCGGCGCACTGGGCCACCGAGTGGCCCTGGTGCGAGCTGGCCGCCGCCCAGCTCGACGGGATCTCCGACCGTGAGGGATGGGACCTGCGCGTCCACGTCTCGAAGACGGTCACCGACCCCTGGACCGCCCACGCGGCGTCCGCCCGCCCGTCGCCCGCCACCGCCTTTTGA
- a CDS encoding C4-type zinc ribbon domain-containing protein: MNAAPADQIRLLDVQALDVRLQQLAHKRRSLPEHAEIESLTKDQTQLRDLLVAAQTEESDTAREQTKAEQDVDQVRQRATRDQQRLDSGAITSPKDLESLQREIASLAKRQGDLEDIVLEVMERRESAQERVAELTERVGAVQGKADDATARRDAAFEEIDGEAATVTKEREVIAAAIPADLLKLYEKLREQQGGIGAAKLYQRTCQGCRQELSITDINEIRQAAPDTVVRCENCRRILVRTAESGL; the protein is encoded by the coding sequence CTGAACGCCGCGCCCGCCGACCAGATCCGACTCCTCGACGTCCAGGCCCTCGACGTACGCCTCCAGCAGCTCGCGCACAAGCGCAGGTCGCTGCCCGAGCACGCCGAGATCGAGTCGCTGACGAAGGACCAAACCCAGCTGCGCGACCTCCTCGTGGCCGCGCAGACCGAGGAGAGCGACACCGCCCGCGAGCAGACCAAGGCCGAGCAGGACGTGGACCAGGTGCGCCAGCGCGCCACCCGCGACCAGCAGCGCCTGGACTCGGGCGCGATCACCTCCCCGAAGGACCTGGAGAGCCTCCAGCGCGAGATCGCCTCCCTCGCCAAGCGGCAGGGCGACCTGGAGGACATCGTCCTGGAGGTCATGGAGCGTCGGGAGTCCGCGCAGGAGCGGGTCGCCGAACTGACCGAGCGGGTCGGCGCCGTCCAGGGGAAGGCCGACGACGCGACCGCCCGCCGGGACGCCGCCTTCGAGGAGATCGACGGCGAGGCGGCGACCGTGACGAAGGAGCGCGAGGTCATCGCGGCGGCCATCCCCGCGGACCTCCTCAAGCTCTACGAGAAGCTGCGCGAGCAGCAGGGCGGCATCGGCGCGGCCAAGCTGTACCAGCGCACCTGCCAGGGCTGCCGCCAGGAGCTGTCCATCACCGACATCAACGAGATCCGCCAGGCCGCCCCCGACACGGTCGTCCGCTGCGAGAACTGCCGCCGCATCCTGGTGCGCACGGCGGAGTCCGGCCTGTAG
- a CDS encoding bifunctional RNase H/acid phosphatase → MVREFIVEADGGSRGNPGPAGYGCVVLDAVTGETLTEAAEYIGVATNNVAEYRGLIAGLRAAHALDPAATVRVRMDSKLVVEQMSGRWKIKHPGMKPLAAEAARVFPPAHVTYEWIPRDQNRHADRLANEAMDAGKRGEQWSPSTSTADLDTRAARAAAPGGSRSADAEAAADIRAARSVASVAPDLGTPATFVLLRHGETPLTPQKRFSGSGGSDPSLSEVGRYQAERVAAVLAARGTIHDVVSSPLARCRETAGIVADRLGLEVTVEDGLRETDFGAWEGLSFGEARERYPDDMNAWLASPDAEPTGGGESFEAVAHRVAATRDELVAAHAGRTVLLVTHVTPIKTLVRLALGAPPQSLFRMELSAASLSALAYYADGNATLRLLNDTSHLR, encoded by the coding sequence GTGGTACGGGAGTTCATCGTCGAGGCCGACGGCGGTTCCCGGGGCAACCCGGGGCCCGCGGGCTACGGCTGCGTCGTCCTCGACGCGGTGACGGGGGAGACGTTGACGGAGGCCGCCGAGTACATCGGGGTCGCCACGAACAACGTCGCCGAGTACCGGGGGCTCATCGCGGGCCTCAGGGCGGCCCACGCACTGGACCCGGCCGCCACTGTCCGGGTCCGCATGGACTCCAAGCTCGTCGTCGAGCAGATGTCGGGCCGCTGGAAGATCAAGCACCCCGGCATGAAGCCGCTGGCCGCCGAGGCCGCGCGGGTCTTTCCGCCCGCCCACGTGACCTACGAGTGGATCCCGCGAGACCAGAACAGACACGCCGACCGCCTCGCCAACGAGGCGATGGACGCGGGCAAGCGGGGCGAACAGTGGTCGCCGTCCACGTCCACGGCAGACCTGGACACCCGCGCGGCGAGGGCCGCCGCCCCCGGCGGCAGCCGGTCCGCCGATGCCGAAGCCGCCGCCGACATCCGGGCCGCCAGGAGCGTCGCCTCCGTCGCCCCCGACCTCGGCACCCCCGCCACCTTCGTGCTGCTGCGGCACGGCGAGACGCCCCTCACCCCGCAGAAGCGGTTCTCGGGGAGCGGCGGTTCGGACCCGTCCCTCTCCGAGGTCGGCCGGTATCAGGCGGAGCGGGTCGCCGCCGTGCTGGCCGCTCGGGGGACGATCCACGACGTGGTGTCGTCGCCGTTGGCCCGCTGCCGTGAGACGGCGGGGATCGTCGCGGACCGGCTCGGACTCGAGGTCACGGTCGAGGACGGGCTGCGGGAGACGGACTTCGGCGCGTGGGAGGGGCTGAGCTTCGGTGAGGCGCGGGAGCGGTACCCGGACGACATGAACGCCTGGCTGGCCTCGCCGGACGCCGAACCCACCGGCGGGGGCGAGAGCTTCGAGGCGGTGGCCCACCGGGTCGCCGCCACCCGGGACGAACTGGTCGCGGCGCACGCGGGCCGTACCGTCCTGCTCGTCACCCACGTCACGCCGATCAAGACCCTCGTGCGCCTGGCCCTCGGCGCACCCCCTCAGTCCCTGTTCCGCATGGAACTGTCCGCCGCCTCCCTGTCGGCCCTGGCCTACTACGCGGACGGCAACGCCACCCTCCGCCTCCTCAACGACACCTCACACCTGCGCTGA
- the yaaA gene encoding peroxide stress protein YaaA: MLVLLPPSEGKAPSAGGAPLELEGLSLPALTGAREAVLGELVELCAGDEGKACEVLGLSEGLRGEVAKNAELLTAGTRPAGQIYTGVLYDALALATLETAAKQRAARWLLVFSGLWGAVRVTDRIPSYRCSMGVKLPGIGALGAHWRTPMASALPEAAGDGLVLDLRSSAYTAAWKPKGEVAGRTATVRVLHAPTRKVVSHFNKATKGRIVRSLLSAGIAPEGPARLVEALRDLGYVVEVEPPAGAGKAWTLDVLVTEVH, encoded by the coding sequence GTGCTCGTCCTGCTGCCCCCGTCCGAAGGCAAGGCCCCCTCAGCGGGCGGTGCCCCTCTGGAGCTGGAGGGGCTTTCGCTTCCGGCGCTGACCGGGGCGCGGGAAGCCGTGCTCGGTGAGCTGGTGGAGTTGTGCGCCGGGGACGAGGGCAAGGCGTGTGAGGTGCTCGGGCTGAGTGAGGGGCTGCGCGGCGAGGTCGCCAAGAACGCGGAACTGCTGACGGCGGGGACGCGGCCGGCCGGGCAGATCTACACGGGGGTGCTGTACGACGCCCTCGCTCTGGCCACCCTGGAGACCGCAGCGAAGCAGCGGGCGGCGCGGTGGCTGCTGGTCTTCTCGGGACTGTGGGGCGCGGTCCGGGTAACGGACCGGATCCCCTCCTACCGTTGCTCGATGGGCGTGAAGCTGCCCGGCATCGGTGCGCTCGGCGCGCACTGGCGTACGCCGATGGCGTCGGCGCTCCCCGAGGCGGCCGGTGACGGACTCGTCCTCGACCTGCGGTCCTCGGCGTACACGGCCGCGTGGAAGCCGAAGGGCGAGGTGGCAGGGCGGACGGCGACCGTACGGGTGCTGCACGCGCCGACCCGGAAGGTCGTCAGCCACTTCAACAAGGCGACCAAGGGCCGGATCGTACGGAGTCTGCTGTCGGCCGGGATCGCGCCCGAGGGCCCGGCGCGGCTGGTGGAGGCGCTGCGGGACCTCGGGTACGTGGTGGAGGTCGAGCCGCCGGCGGGGGCAGGGAAGGCGTGGACGCTGGATGTGCTGGTGACCGAGGTCCACTGA
- a CDS encoding MerR family transcriptional regulator — MRIGELATAVGVTPRAVRHYHHLGLLPEPERRANGYRDYTLRHAVVLARIRRLTELGLGLAEVRDVLTDDAGRELVEVLGELDEDLARQETAVRERRARLRVLMEDARCGLLPAEGPVSPELAVLFGQFGSAPQASMAAKDREMFAFLETTATPEARAELLAALESMMAAPGAVERAHEAYALLDALADAGPDDLRVAEAALLLADLIPPELVPRDIEDRRSGAGSFLRALYADLAPAQAEAVRRTLRILMEDRP; from the coding sequence ATGCGGATCGGAGAACTGGCCACGGCCGTCGGTGTCACCCCACGGGCCGTGCGGCACTATCACCATCTCGGGCTGCTGCCGGAGCCGGAGCGGCGGGCCAACGGGTATCGGGACTACACGTTGCGGCACGCGGTCGTGCTGGCGCGGATTCGGCGGTTGACGGAGCTGGGGCTCGGGCTCGCCGAGGTGCGGGATGTGCTCACGGACGACGCGGGGCGCGAACTCGTCGAGGTGCTGGGCGAGTTGGATGAGGATCTGGCCCGGCAGGAGACTGCGGTCCGGGAGCGGCGGGCCCGGCTCCGTGTCCTGATGGAGGACGCACGGTGTGGGCTGCTACCCGCCGAGGGGCCGGTCTCGCCCGAACTCGCTGTGCTCTTCGGGCAGTTCGGGTCCGCACCGCAGGCCTCGATGGCCGCCAAGGACCGGGAGATGTTCGCGTTCCTGGAGACGACCGCGACGCCGGAGGCGCGGGCGGAGCTGCTGGCCGCGCTGGAGAGCATGATGGCGGCGCCCGGCGCGGTGGAGCGGGCGCACGAGGCGTACGCACTGCTCGACGCGCTCGCCGACGCCGGACCCGACGACCTCCGCGTGGCGGAGGCGGCCCTGCTGCTGGCCGACCTGATCCCGCCGGAACTGGTACCGCGGGACATCGAGGACAGGCGCAGCGGTGCCGGCAGCTTCCTGCGAGCCTTGTACGCCGACTTGGCCCCGGCCCAGGCGGAGGCCGTCCGCCGCACGCTCCGGATACTGATGGAGGACCGCCCATGA
- a CDS encoding transposase produces MAAPRKYPDELRERAVREVRSTGRPIAHVAKDLGIHKEALRGWVRQAEADGGERDDRLTTAEREELKQLRRENAELKRANEILKAASVFFLPRRSTVPGRGRAGDRPPA; encoded by the coding sequence ATGGCAGCACCCCGTAAGTACCCGGACGAGCTCCGCGAGCGCGCGGTCCGTGAGGTCCGCAGCACCGGCCGACCGATTGCCCACGTCGCGAAAGACCTCGGCATCCACAAGGAGGCCCTGCGCGGCTGGGTCCGCCAGGCCGAGGCCGATGGCGGCGAGCGTGACGACCGGCTCACCACCGCCGAGCGCGAGGAACTCAAGCAACTCCGCAGGGAGAACGCCGAGTTGAAGCGGGCCAACGAGATCCTGAAAGCCGCCAGCGTGTTTTTTTTGCCCAGGAGATCGACCGTCCCCGGACGAGGCCGAGCAGGTGATCGACCACCTGCGTGA
- a CDS encoding IS3 family transposase yields the protein MIDHLRDKGLGVDPVCRVLELSPSTYFARKKRPKSARRLRDEQLMPLIEQVHGESGGTYGARRITRALRRKGVDVARCTIERLMAELGLEA from the coding sequence GTGATCGACCACCTGCGTGACAAGGGCCTCGGGGTCGATCCCGTCTGCCGGGTTCTTGAGCTGTCGCCGTCGACGTACTTCGCCCGCAAGAAGCGGCCGAAGTCGGCCCGCCGGCTCCGCGACGAACAGCTCATGCCGCTGATCGAGCAGGTCCATGGCGAGTCGGGCGGCACCTATGGTGCCCGCCGGATCACCCGGGCCCTGCGCCGCAAGGGGGTCGACGTGGCCCGTTGCACCATCGAGCGGCTGATGGCCGAGCTGGGTCTGGAGGCGTGA
- a CDS encoding IS3 family transposase — MAEPSAPRPPDLVDRDFTASRPDQLWVADMTYVRTWSGWAYVAFVLDVYSRMIVGWQIANHMRTELPLEALEMALWRRRIKKDSGLIHHSDRGSQYVSIRYTDRLAEIGASASVGSVADSYDNAMAEALNGTFKAELIEMSCPEFRRVR; from the coding sequence GTGGCGGAGCCGTCGGCGCCGCGCCCGCCGGACCTGGTCGACCGCGACTTCACCGCCTCACGGCCCGATCAGCTGTGGGTGGCGGACATGACGTATGTCCGCACCTGGTCGGGCTGGGCATACGTGGCGTTCGTCCTCGACGTGTACTCGCGGATGATCGTCGGCTGGCAGATCGCGAACCATATGCGGACCGAACTGCCCCTGGAAGCCCTGGAGATGGCGCTGTGGAGACGGAGGATCAAGAAGGACTCCGGCCTCATTCATCACAGCGACCGCGGGTCGCAATACGTATCCATTCGGTATACCGACCGGCTTGCCGAGATCGGCGCCTCGGCGTCGGTCGGGTCCGTCGCGGACAGCTATGACAATGCGATGGCCGAGGCTCTGAACGGCACTTTCAAGGCCGAGCTGATCGAGATGAGCTGCCCCGAGTTTCGTAGAGTCCGGTGA